The following DNA comes from Synergistaceae bacterium.
GAGTTAGCAGTACTTCACGAATAAAAATTTTCACGCATAATTTCTCGCACCAAATAATAACGTCCCTATTCTTACCATTGTAGAACCTTCGAGAATTGCCGACTCAAAATCGCCGCTCATTCCCATAGATAAAACGGGTAAATTTAGTCCTGTAGAAATTTTTGCGCGGTCTCGTAATTCCCGTAAATTAGCAAATGCCGCACGAGTCTCTCTCTCGTTGTCAGTGATCGGCCCTACTGTCATTAAGCCTTCAAGATATAAATTTTTTGCGCTCATAACTGAATCTAATAAACTTGAAAAATTTTCAGGAGCGACTCCCGTTTTTGCCTGCTCGCCTGAAGTATTGACTTCAATTAAAATTTTAACGACTCGGCCAAGTTCTAAAGCGATTCGATTTAATTTATTTGCTATATCAATCGAGTCCACCGAGTCAATATAATCAAAAATTTCAAGTGCTTTGCGTGCCTTATTGCCCTGAAGATGACCTATTAAACGCCAAGGGATTCGCTTTTCTCCGTAATTTGCAAATTTTTGCGCGGCCTCCTGAACTCTATTCTCCCCGAAAAAGTCAATACATGAAAATTTTTCGACTTCCTGCATTTCCTGAATAGTTCGAGTCTTACTCACTGCAACGAAATAAATTTTTTCGCTTTCACGTCCTGATTTAATGCGGGCGTTGTTGATTCTGTCTAAAATTTCTAGCGCGTTCATTAATTAATCACCATATTCTCATAGTTTCGTCAATTTTTATGCTGCTTGCGTTGAGAATTAATTTATTGCCGGGCTCTACACCTTTTTCAATAAAAAAATTCTTCTCATCAGCTGGGAATCCTTCAACAATATGCGGTTCGGGGGTGTTGCCGTTCACTATAAAGACAATATTTTTGCTTTCACGGGTAATAACAGCAGTATCAGGAATCATCACACCGTTTTGAATATCAGTAACGACGGCGGCGGCAAATTTCCGGCTTTTAACTGCATCGGGCGGGAAGAATGGAAGTCTTAAGAAAACTTTTAGCTTTTGTCCCTTAGATTTTACAGCTACAACTTCGGCTTTACGTTCTTTGCCCTCAAATTCTGTCTTGATTCTAATTTGCTTGTTATCTTTATTTAGTGCTCGAACTAGTGAAGGAGTCGCGTCAAGATATGCTATACATCTTAAAATCTGCGGCTGAGGAATCAACTTCCCGATCGGCTCATTGCGTTTAATAAAAGTCCCGTTTTCGATTAACTCAGCGTTATTAAATTCGGGGAAAGGCTCAAAGTCAGGCCATAAGCGCGAATAAACCCAGTTACCTTCTTGGCCGTCAAGTGCAGGATAAAAATATGCAGGATATGGCGCACGAACTGCCGAACCGTCAAGAGCTGCTAATAATTCACCCTTTGAGACTATATGCGGGCGCGGAGATGGATAAGTCAAAATTCCCTGCCTGTGAGAATAAATTAACTGCTCATCCCATAATAAAATGCCTTCAAGCGGCTGTTCTTCTGTGTAGCTGGCTGATTTGGCCTCGATAAATTGAAAGTGTGTTAAATTATAGCTCTCGTACCAGACTCTATACATTTTATAGCCGAATAAAGCAATTACGAATATAATCGTGTAATTAATCAGCCTTTGAATCAATAATAATATTTGCTTGCGTTTTTTCCTGCTCATTTACGTTTATCGCGCTCGATTTCTGCAAATGCGTCATGATTGTGAATGCTTTCATAGCTCGTAACGTTGACGCTGTACCATAAAATTCTATTCTCATTATCAAGACTCGTAGCAAGTTCCCGCAAAACATCTTCAACAAAACGCGGCCTCATATAAGATAATTCCGTGATATATTTCTCGTCTTCACGCTTCAAAAGTGTAAATAACGGTGCCGACGCAGAAGACTCGATCATGTTAATTAACTCTTCAAACCAGACTAGACCCGAACACCTGACATTTAACGAGACTAGGGCGCGCTGATTATGTGCTCCAAATTGCGAAATTTCCTTAGAACACGGACAAAGAGTTTGAATGTTTAAAGCGAGTCCGATAATCATATCAAAATTTTCGCTTTCTTTTCTGCGTTCGTGGATGGCCTCAAGTCTGACATCACATTTTGAGAAACTTTCAATCTTTGAGACGGGAGCTTTTTTCTTGAAATAGTACGGGAATTCAAATATAACTGAACTCTCAGAGGC
Coding sequences within:
- a CDS encoding GTP cyclohydrolase I FolE2, translating into MRDVQREKDSRNIQIDRVGVKGVSYPVILMDKDNQTQNTIANVSMSVMLPHEYRGTHMSRFIETLEEYRGRVSPANLDAFTTRLCEKLNASESSVIFEFPYYFKKKAPVSKIESFSKCDVRLEAIHERRKESENFDMIIGLALNIQTLCPCSKEISQFGAHNQRALVSLNVRCSGLVWFEELINMIESSASAPLFTLLKREDEKYITELSYMRPRFVEDVLRELATSLDNENRILWYSVNVTSYESIHNHDAFAEIERDKRK
- a CDS encoding efflux RND transporter periplasmic adaptor subunit — its product is MSRKKRKQILLLIQRLINYTIIFVIALFGYKMYRVWYESYNLTHFQFIEAKSASYTEEQPLEGILLWDEQLIYSHRQGILTYPSPRPHIVSKGELLAALDGSAVRAPYPAYFYPALDGQEGNWVYSRLWPDFEPFPEFNNAELIENGTFIKRNEPIGKLIPQPQILRCIAYLDATPSLVRALNKDNKQIRIKTEFEGKERKAEVVAVKSKGQKLKVFLRLPFFPPDAVKSRKFAAAVVTDIQNGVMIPDTAVITRESKNIVFIVNGNTPEPHIVEGFPADEKNFFIEKGVEPGNKLILNASSIKIDETMRIW
- a CDS encoding YggS family pyridoxal phosphate-dependent enzyme, with translation MNALEILDRINNARIKSGRESEKIYFVAVSKTRTIQEMQEVEKFSCIDFFGENRVQEAAQKFANYGEKRIPWRLIGHLQGNKARKALEIFDYIDSVDSIDIANKLNRIALELGRVVKILIEVNTSGEQAKTGVAPENFSSLLDSVMSAKNLYLEGLMTVGPITDNERETRAAFANLRELRDRAKISTGLNLPVLSMGMSGDFESAILEGSTMVRIGTLLFGARNYA